The Bacteroidota bacterium genome window below encodes:
- a CDS encoding glycosyltransferase family 2 protein: protein MQGISIVICCYNSESRIKETLEALQMQEVGNDIKWEVLLVDNNSTDKTIEVSEMIWKKDNVTNFRVVSEPQPGQAFARKKGIQESAYDIISFVDDDNRVCKNWVTLVAEIFSAHPECAACGGIGRAVFEKTEPFWFKKYQENFAIGPQGPKSGYVEEKRSYLYGAGFNLRKKSYELLIESNFPGIQTGRSSITHRGGGEDSELSFGLIILGFKLWYDERLKFDHYMPESRLNIERLIELQKGFGRDEVVLSLYRSYISNFYKPDRSVMNIYIKAYIKLMIFNFKNRNLKDPELLFYASIYNKATNAYLSELLYYRTKFKRIKTIIAEFVRRNKNRASEKQAF, encoded by the coding sequence ATGCAGGGAATAAGTATAGTTATCTGTTGCTATAACAGTGAAAGTCGTATAAAAGAAACGCTTGAAGCCTTGCAAATGCAAGAAGTAGGCAATGATATAAAGTGGGAAGTACTTTTAGTAGACAATAACTCAACAGATAAAACTATTGAAGTCAGTGAAATGATCTGGAAAAAAGACAACGTCACTAATTTCAGAGTAGTATCAGAACCTCAGCCGGGACAAGCATTTGCAAGAAAGAAAGGAATTCAGGAGTCTGCGTATGATATAATTTCATTTGTAGACGACGACAACAGAGTTTGTAAAAACTGGGTCACTTTGGTGGCAGAAATATTTTCTGCCCATCCTGAATGTGCTGCTTGCGGAGGAATTGGACGTGCAGTTTTTGAAAAGACAGAACCATTTTGGTTTAAAAAATATCAGGAGAATTTTGCTATTGGACCTCAGGGACCAAAATCAGGATATGTTGAAGAGAAACGCTCATATTTATACGGCGCCGGTTTTAATCTCAGAAAAAAAAGTTACGAGCTATTGATAGAAAGTAATTTTCCGGGTATTCAGACAGGACGGTCATCAATAACTCACAGAGGTGGCGGTGAAGATAGTGAACTAAGTTTTGGTCTGATAATTTTAGGGTTTAAGCTTTGGTACGACGAGCGACTGAAGTTCGATCACTATATGCCGGAATCACGATTAAACATTGAACGATTGATCGAATTACAAAAGGGATTTGGCCGTGATGAAGTTGTTCTATCACTCTATAGATCATATATAAGCAATTTTTATAAACCAGACAGATCAGTTATGAATATTTACATTAAAGCTTATATCAAATTGATGATCTTCAATTTCAAAAATAGAAATTTAAAAGATCCTGAATTATTATTTTACGCTTCTATCTATAACAAAGCTACAAATGCATATCTGAGTGAATTATTATACTACAGAACAAAATTCAAACGCATAAAAACAATAATTGCTGAATTCGTAAGGAGAAATAAAAACAGGGCATCTGAGAAACAGGCTTTTTAA